From Candidatus Zixiibacteriota bacterium, the proteins below share one genomic window:
- a CDS encoding OmpA family protein, with protein sequence MKAEKNFYYVIFIIIWALLSNQSVPQESDSTETRQLTLLDKLYFNGRVTLDVSFQNGSATLQSESQKFVEELVQVMNVDPALNLIIESYAGVGEKSESLASERAKELKDAIVAKGIDSSRLRIKPVGLEISAKSGNTQSGINLVVVSALDSSGVSLATISNPFGIDIFPGAALYEELTRFSRNILGIDGYCFVSSAELDKVKTFYDNITARLAGFMPLYGDETVVSYMRSADDVILIISISSPWLDSYTGKTRNDTQIMITKSN encoded by the coding sequence ATGAAGGCAGAGAAGAATTTCTATTATGTAATATTTATAATCATCTGGGCGCTGTTATCTAATCAATCAGTACCTCAGGAGTCTGATTCTACCGAAACCCGCCAATTGACTCTGCTGGATAAGTTGTACTTCAATGGTCGCGTAACCTTAGACGTTTCCTTCCAAAACGGGAGCGCCACACTCCAATCAGAATCACAAAAATTCGTTGAGGAACTTGTTCAAGTTATGAATGTTGACCCGGCGTTGAACCTGATAATTGAATCTTATGCCGGCGTCGGCGAAAAGTCGGAATCTCTCGCGAGTGAGCGCGCCAAAGAGCTCAAAGATGCCATCGTGGCAAAGGGCATCGATTCGAGCCGTCTCCGCATCAAACCTGTCGGACTGGAGATATCGGCTAAATCCGGTAATACTCAAAGCGGAATTAACCTGGTAGTAGTCTCCGCCCTTGATTCATCCGGAGTCTCACTGGCTACCATCTCAAACCCTTTTGGCATCGATATCTTCCCCGGGGCTGCGCTTTACGAAGAACTGACCCGATTTTCTCGAAACATCCTGGGTATTGACGGCTATTGTTTTGTGTCCTCCGCGGAACTCGATAAGGTCAAGACCTTCTATGATAATATAACGGCAAGATTAGCGGGGTTCATGCCGCTTTACGGCGACGAAACCGTTGTTTCATATATGAGAAGCGCCGATGACGTCATCCTGATAATCTCCATTTCCAGTCCCTGGCTGGATAGTTATACGGGTAAGACCCGCAACGACACACAGATTATGATTACAAAATCTAACTGA